One genomic segment of Danio rerio strain Tuebingen ecotype United States chromosome 11, GRCz12tu, whole genome shotgun sequence includes these proteins:
- the nhsb gene encoding actin remodeling regulator NHS isoform X7, translated as MPFAKRIVEPQLLVRHPIPNDEGLLFEDLCSITNVALSRTLRQLSDLSKHACSLFQELENEIVSTNQRVWALQNKIGKIQQTASALDPKMEAVPVSNLDIESKLTSHYQAPWHQQHNLFHTCTRPACLEELHRHAKLNLRALHRDQQQRQRSTSRERSRVTISISVAPPMPTFPSTHKLRRREQRGRHSRMERPAKDSEFKPVLRKYQRSRSPSPVQCCYFIPWIRKAGTNTETDGELQVMSHRPKCPVPNAPTTLDKQTNWSKALPLPTPEERIKNDSQVISSCIIPINVSGVGFDREASARCSLVHSQSVLQRRRKLRRRKTITGIPKRVQQDMDSDESPVARERTVIIHANPHKSHEWHEELSLSGRVLHTKDSGCQTDDFLITAPSRRRIRAQRGQGIPASLSHSTGNITSLPDRSDTVYAAASATRVRSRSLPREGGRLLDEDQDDSDDDDDEDDDEDDEEEDEELSPYEAEDFLPGPGQRIPKDEEESTDDQAMPELQFGSLKRMQHSESPDHTWIERGRSRLPRKVDMGSCEISSSSDTFSSPIHSASTTGVLGSQIDHKEDHQSSSGNWSGSSSTCPSQTSETLPPAASPPLTGSSHCDSELSLNTGSHVIDDNTGFIIDPYHIDKPQGQGQRSNSFTSSATDQMDDAGVSTASDGEWNCAQDQQDQSCTQDFSPKRSREDESGVSCPSYSSGETYESFSDQASARKSEMHYIVDTEGFYSSMHFDSGLKGSRSYYNYAAIDPDCGPSGNIAPGMTEYPQPEYRATRTLGRPCLSLRKPKAKPPPPKRSSSLKETSSDVNVPEQNEPKITCELPLPLSSREMKLQLDLADSAGHLETAGLESLGAWGVENVRDMLDCSSPFSSSDTHSFKDEGAVQADYADLWLHNDLKSNDPYRSLSNSSSATGTTVIECIKSPERSETHTCQPRSRPSSPTLPPPESEFKLASPEKLAGLASPSSGYSSQSETPTSSFPSAFFPGPLSPTSGKRKPKVPERKSSLCSLQQQQLSVRDPGISCRRETDFYAIPPSHLDLSALHSKHFPHRNQMHILHQNKQKAAIAAAAAAEARSAAAAAAEARSAAAAAAEARSAATAAAAAEACTAATASTKESATNTAPISAHLAITPTVLRSVQLRSICRPSDGNQGLDQDSSNLITRPKCPTIITDAPSSSNRHNRKPPAYKPPAAQVCDSQIPLVENIVFPQEEVRVRQERFGPGTYWAMTAFRTPVDPNCEKEVSLKRSSQCFQQEQDSRRCLDVQKTLSPERLKQDLNQLSRPDPSTQSMCLASTMPPPAYSEIQRSNFVLCNSPDKVPVSTQEASHSYTISDVQGREEDYETSGVATRSASQDIREEESTPDTEDYFSKDSTPSDNSSSPLTDDSRLDDDVFPSPNKLRTTEDLFAMIHRSKRKVLGRKDSGEVSGKGRPVVPPVTTPVSNPTVCPVIPAPPVPSNNSQRASGPIYRSAKKSSTSSEEFKLLLLKKGSRTDSSYRMSATEILKSPITPKTQAELLLEAMRQPEEIPLPQLDSTSSGDPLPSPFPKANSEGFSPKTLTMSAASRQGRSRIPPAANSSRYSTRSRLYTAPMQAISEGETENSDGSPHDDRSS; from the exons CGGTCTCGAATCTGGACATTGAGAGTAAACTGACGTCGCACTATCAGGCTCCATGGCATCAGCAACACAATCTGTTCCACACTTGCACACGGCCAGCGTGTCTGGAGGAGCTGCACCGACATGCCAAGCTCAACCTGCGGGCGCTGCACAGAG ACCAGCAGCAGCGTCAGCGTTCAACCAGCAGAGAGCGCAGTCGGGTCACTATATCAATATCTGTGGCACCGCCAATGCCAACCTTCCCTTCAACTCACAAACTCAGACGGCGAGAGCAGAGAGGTCGACATTCACGCATG GAGAGACCAGCCAAGGATTCTGAATTCAAACCTGTCCTCAGAAAG TATCAGCGCTCCCGCTCCCCCTCCCCTGTTCAGTGTTGTTACTTCATTCCCTGGATTAGAAAG GCTGGAACCAACACAGAAACGGATGGAGAACTACAAGTGATGAGCCATAGGCCTAAATGTCCTGTTCCCAATGCACCTACCACCCTGGACAAACAGACTAACTGGTCTAAAGCCCTGCCTCTTCCcactccagaagaaagaataaaGAATGACTCTCAAGTGATTTCATCCTGTATCATTCCAATAAATGTTTCGG GTGTTGGATTTGACAGAGAAGCCAGTGCTCGCTGCTCTCTTGTTCACTCGCAATCGGTTCTACAGAGACGGCGGAAACTCAGGAGGCGAAAAACGATCACTGGGATCCCCAAACGAGTTCAACAAGACAtgg ATTCTGACGAATCCCCTGTTGCTAGAGAAAGAACAGTGATAATCCACGCCAATCCACACAAGTCCCACGAGTGGCATGAGGAGCTCTCCTTGAGTGGCAGAGTATTGCATACTAAGGATTCGGGCTGTCAGACAGATGACTTCTTGATTACTGCTCCATCCCGAAGACGCATCCGTGCCCAAAGAGGTCAGGGAATTCCAGCGTCTCTCTCTCACTCCACTGGAAACATTACCTCCCTCCCGGATCGTTCTGATACGGTTTATGCTGCAGCATCAGCCACTCGTGTCCGTTCTAGGAGCCTTCCACGTGAGGGTGGTCGGCTTCTGGATGAGGACCAAGAtgacagtgatgatgatgatgatgaagatgatgatgaagatgatgaagaggaAGATGAGGAGCTCTCTCCATATGAAGCCGAAGACTTCCTGCCAGGTCCCGGACAGAGAATTCCAAAGGATGAGGAAGAGAGTACTGACGACCAAGCCATGCCAGAGCTACAGTTTGGAAGTCTTAAGCGTATGCAGCATTCAGAGAGCCCTGACCACACATGGATTGAGAGAGGCAGATCCAGACTCCCACGGAAAGTAGACATGGGGAGCTGTGAGATTTCCTCTAGTTCAGATACTTTCAGCAGCCCCATACACTCTGCATCCACTACAGGAGTGCTTGGCAGCCAGATTGACCATAAAGAGGATCACCAGTCCTCAAGTGGCAACTGGAGTGGAAGCAGCTCCACTTGCCCATCGCAGACATCCGAGACTCTTCCACCTGCTGCCTCCCCTCCCTTGACGGGATCCTCACACTGTGATTCAGAACTTTCCCTGAATACTGGGTCCCATGTCATAGATGACAACACTGGTTTCATAATTGATCCCTATCACATAGACAAGCCACAGGGACAGGGGCAACGATCCAATTCATTTACCTCATCAGCTACTGATCAGATGGATGATGCAGGGGTCAGCACTGCTAGTGATGGGGAGTGGAACTGTGCCCAGGACCAGCAGGATCAGTCCTGCACCCAAGACTTCAGCCCAAAGCGTTCCAGAGAGGATGAGAGTGGTGTCAGCTGCCCTAGTTATTCTAGTGGGGAAACTTACGAGAGCTTCAGTGACCAAGCATCCGCTAGAAAATCTGAGATGCACTACATTGTCGACACTGAAGGATTCTATTCCTCCATGCACTTTGACTCTGGTCTTAAGGGTAGCAGAAGCTACTACAACTATGCAGCCATTGACCCCGACTGTGGCCCAAGTGGTAATATAGCACCTGGCATGACTGAATACCCTCAGCCAGAGTACAGAGCCACCAGGACACTGGGCAGACCCTGTCTCTCCTTAAGAAAACCAAAGGCCAAGCCACCCCCACCAAAACGTAGCTCTTCATTAAAGGAAACAAGCAGTGATGTGAACGTTCCAGAGCAGAACGAACCAAAGATTACTTGTGAGTTGCCACTGCCCTTGTCTTCCAGGGAGATGAAACTGCAGCTGGACTTGGCTGATTCTGCAGGGCACCTTGAGACTGCAGGTCTTGAATCACTTGGTGCATGGGGAGTGGAAAATGTTAGGGACATGCTTGACTGCTCCTCCCCATTCAGTTCCTCAGACACACATTCCTTCAAAGATGAAGGTGCTGTGCAAGCAGACTATGCAGACCTCTGGCTTCACAATGACTTGAAATCAAATGATCCTTATCGGTCCCTCTCTAACTCTAGCTCTGCTACAGGTACAACTGTTATTGAATGCATCAAGTCACCAGAAAGATCAGAAACGCACACCTGTCAACCCAGGTCCAGACCTTCTTCCCCAACTCTTCCTCCACCTGAAAGTGAATTTAAGCTTGCTTCTCCCGAAAAGCTGGCAGGCTTGGCGTCCCCTTCCAGTGGATATTCCAGTCAGTCTGAAACACCTACATCTTCCTTCCCCTCTGCTTTCTTCCCAGGGCCCCTGTCTCCAACCAGTGGGAAGAGGAAGCCCAAAGTCCCTGAAAGGAAGTCCTCACTTTGTTCCTTACAGCAGCAACAGCTTTCAGTCAGAGACCCAGGCATTTCCTGTAGGAGAGAAACTGACTTCTATGCCATACCCCCAAGTCACCTTGACCTAAGTGCTCTTCACAGTAAGCACTTTCCTCACAGAAATCAAATGCACATCCTCCACCAGAATAAGCAGAAAGCTGCCATAGCAGCAGCTGCTGCAGCAGAAGCTCGCAGTGCAGCAGCTGCTGCAGCAGAAGCTCGCAGTGCAGCAGCTGCTGCTGCAGAAGCTCGCAGTGCAGCAACTGCAGCCGCTGCTGCCGAGGCCTGCACTGCAGCTACAGCTTCTACTAAAGAGAGTGCAACAAATACAGCACCCATCTCAGCCCATTTGGCTATTACTCCAACGGTTCTTAGATCAGTGCAACTGCGATCTATATGTAGACCATCTGATGGCAACCAAGGGCTTGATCAAGACAGTTCAAATCTCATAACTCGTCCTAAGTGTCCCACAATAATAACTGATGCCCCATCATCTAGCAACAGGCACAACAGGAAGCCACCAGCCTACAAACCCCCTGCTGCACAGGTTTGTGATTCACAGATTCCACTGGTGGAAAACATTGTTTTTCCACAAGAAGAAGTGAGAGTGAGACAGGAGAGGTTTGGTCCTGGTACTTACTGGGCAATGACTGCTTTCAGAACTCCTGTGGACCCTAATTGTGAAAAAGAAGTCTCTTTAAAAAGGTCATCTCAGTGTTTTCAGCAAGAACAAGACAGCAGAAGGTGCCTAGATGTGCAAAAGACATTGTCACCAGAGAGACTAAAACAAGATTTGAATCAACTATCGCGGCCAGACCCTTCAACACAGTCCATGTGTTTGGCCAGCACAATGCCACCCCCTGCTTATAGTGAGATACAGAGGAGCAATTTTGTACTGTGCAACAGTCCTGACAAAGTGCCTGTTTCAACTCAAGAGGCATCGCATTCTTACACAATCAGCGATGTACAAGGCAGAGAGGAGGATTATGAGACATCAGGTGTCGCAACCAGAAGTGCCTCACAGGACATAAGGGAAGAAGAGTCAACCCCAGATACAGAGGACTATTTCAGTAAAG ACTCTACTCCCAGTGATAATTCATCCTCTCCTTTGACCGATGACTCCAGACTTGATGATGATGTTTTCCCATCTCCCAATAAACTCCGCACAACTGAAGATCTTTTTGCTATGATACACAG ATCTAAAAGGAAAGTGCTGGGACGCAAAGATTCAGGGGAAGTCAGTGGAAAAGGTCGGCCTGTTGTACCACCTGTGACCACCCCTGTAAGCAATCCTACTGTATGCCCGGTCATCCCTGCTCCCCCAGTTCCTTCAAACAACTCCCAGCGAGCCTCAGGACCCATCTACAGGAGTGCCAAAAAGTCTAGTACATCCAGTGAGGAGTTCAAACTCCTTCTGCTTAAGAAGGGTAGTCGCACAGACTCAAGTTATCGCATGTCTGCTACAGAGATCCTTAAGAGCCCCATCACACCCAAGACTCAAGCAGAGCTGCTGTTAGAGGCCATGAGGCAACCAGAGGAGATCCCCTTACCCCAACTGGATTCCACCAGCAGTGGAGATCCACTTCCAAGTCCATTCCCTAAGGCCAACAGTGAGGGATTCTCCCCAAAAACACTCACCATGTCAGCTGCCTCCAGACAAGGACGTTCTAGAATTCCACCTGCAGCGAACAGCAGTCGCTATAGCACGCGGAGTCGGCTGTACACTGCCCCAATGCAGGCCATATCAGAAGGAGAGACTGAGAACTCGGATGGAAGTCCACACGATGACCGCTCCTCCTAG
- the nhsb gene encoding actin remodeling regulator NHS isoform X23, translating into MPTFPSTHKLRRREQRGRHSRMERPAKDSEFKPVLRKYQRSRSPSPVQCCYFIPWIRKAGTNTETDGELQVMSHRPKCPVPNAPTTLDKQTNWSKALPLPTPEERIKNDSQVISSCIIPINVSGVGFDREASARCSLVHSQSVLQRRRKLRRRKTITGIPKRVQQDMDSDESPVARERTVIIHANPHKSHEWHEELSLSGRVLHTKDSGCQTDDFLITAPSRRRIRAQRGQGIPASLSHSTGNITSLPDRSDTVYAAASATRVRSRSLPREGGRLLDEDQDDSDDDDDEDDDEDDEEEDEELSPYEAEDFLPGPGQRIPKDEEESTDDQAMPELQFGSLKRMQHSESPDHTWIERGRSRLPRKVDMGSCEISSSSDTFSSPIHSASTTGVLGSQIDHKEDHQSSSGNWSGSSSTCPSQTSETLPPAASPPLTGSSHCDSELSLNTGSHVIDDNTGFIIDPYHIDKPQGQGQRSNSFTSSATDQMDDAGVSTASDGEWNCAQDQQDQSCTQDFSPKRSREDESGVSCPSYSSGETYESFSDQASARKSEMHYIVDTEGFYSSMHFDSGLKGSRSYYNYAAIDPDCGPSGNIAPGMTEYPQPEYRATRTLGRPCLSLRKPKAKPPPPKRSSSLKETSSDVNVPEQNEPKITCELPLPLSSREMKLQLDLADSAGHLETAGLESLGAWGVENVRDMLDCSSPFSSSDTHSFKDEGAVQADYADLWLHNDLKSNDPYRSLSNSSSATGTTVIECIKSPERSETHTCQPRSRPSSPTLPPPESEFKLASPEKLAGLASPSSGYSSQSETPTSSFPSAFFPGPLSPTSGKRKPKVPERKSSLCSLQQQQLSVRDPGISCRRETDFYAIPPSHLDLSALHSKHFPHRNQMHILHQNKQKAAIAAAAAAEARSAAAAAAEARSAAAAAAEARSAATAAAAAEACTAATASTKESATNTAPISAHLAITPTVLRSVQLRSICRPSDGNQGLDQDSSNLITRPKCPTIITDAPSSSNRHNRKPPAYKPPAAQVCDSQIPLVENIVFPQEEVRVRQERFGPGTYWAMTAFRTPVDPNCEKEVSLKRSSQCFQQEQDSRRCLDVQKTLSPERLKQDLNQLSRPDPSTQSMCLASTMPPPAYSEIQRSNFVLCNSPDKVPVSTQEASHSYTISDVQGREEDYETSGVATRSASQDIREEESTPDTEDYFSKDSTPSDNSSSPLTDDSRLDDDVFPSPNKLRTTEDLFAMIHRSKRKVLGRKDSGEVSGKGRPVVPPVTTPVSNPTVCPVIPAPPVPSNNSQRASGPIYRSAKKSSTSSEEFKLLLLKKGSRTDSSYRMSATEILKSPITPKTQAELLLEAMRQPEEIPLPQLDSTSSGDPLPSPFPKANSEGFSPKTLTMSAASRQGRSRIPPAANSSRYSTRSRLYTAPMQAISEGETENSDGSPHDDRSS; encoded by the exons ATGCCAACCTTCCCTTCAACTCACAAACTCAGACGGCGAGAGCAGAGAGGTCGACATTCACGCATG GAGAGACCAGCCAAGGATTCTGAATTCAAACCTGTCCTCAGAAAG TATCAGCGCTCCCGCTCCCCCTCCCCTGTTCAGTGTTGTTACTTCATTCCCTGGATTAGAAAG GCTGGAACCAACACAGAAACGGATGGAGAACTACAAGTGATGAGCCATAGGCCTAAATGTCCTGTTCCCAATGCACCTACCACCCTGGACAAACAGACTAACTGGTCTAAAGCCCTGCCTCTTCCcactccagaagaaagaataaaGAATGACTCTCAAGTGATTTCATCCTGTATCATTCCAATAAATGTTTCGG GTGTTGGATTTGACAGAGAAGCCAGTGCTCGCTGCTCTCTTGTTCACTCGCAATCGGTTCTACAGAGACGGCGGAAACTCAGGAGGCGAAAAACGATCACTGGGATCCCCAAACGAGTTCAACAAGACAtgg ATTCTGACGAATCCCCTGTTGCTAGAGAAAGAACAGTGATAATCCACGCCAATCCACACAAGTCCCACGAGTGGCATGAGGAGCTCTCCTTGAGTGGCAGAGTATTGCATACTAAGGATTCGGGCTGTCAGACAGATGACTTCTTGATTACTGCTCCATCCCGAAGACGCATCCGTGCCCAAAGAGGTCAGGGAATTCCAGCGTCTCTCTCTCACTCCACTGGAAACATTACCTCCCTCCCGGATCGTTCTGATACGGTTTATGCTGCAGCATCAGCCACTCGTGTCCGTTCTAGGAGCCTTCCACGTGAGGGTGGTCGGCTTCTGGATGAGGACCAAGAtgacagtgatgatgatgatgatgaagatgatgatgaagatgatgaagaggaAGATGAGGAGCTCTCTCCATATGAAGCCGAAGACTTCCTGCCAGGTCCCGGACAGAGAATTCCAAAGGATGAGGAAGAGAGTACTGACGACCAAGCCATGCCAGAGCTACAGTTTGGAAGTCTTAAGCGTATGCAGCATTCAGAGAGCCCTGACCACACATGGATTGAGAGAGGCAGATCCAGACTCCCACGGAAAGTAGACATGGGGAGCTGTGAGATTTCCTCTAGTTCAGATACTTTCAGCAGCCCCATACACTCTGCATCCACTACAGGAGTGCTTGGCAGCCAGATTGACCATAAAGAGGATCACCAGTCCTCAAGTGGCAACTGGAGTGGAAGCAGCTCCACTTGCCCATCGCAGACATCCGAGACTCTTCCACCTGCTGCCTCCCCTCCCTTGACGGGATCCTCACACTGTGATTCAGAACTTTCCCTGAATACTGGGTCCCATGTCATAGATGACAACACTGGTTTCATAATTGATCCCTATCACATAGACAAGCCACAGGGACAGGGGCAACGATCCAATTCATTTACCTCATCAGCTACTGATCAGATGGATGATGCAGGGGTCAGCACTGCTAGTGATGGGGAGTGGAACTGTGCCCAGGACCAGCAGGATCAGTCCTGCACCCAAGACTTCAGCCCAAAGCGTTCCAGAGAGGATGAGAGTGGTGTCAGCTGCCCTAGTTATTCTAGTGGGGAAACTTACGAGAGCTTCAGTGACCAAGCATCCGCTAGAAAATCTGAGATGCACTACATTGTCGACACTGAAGGATTCTATTCCTCCATGCACTTTGACTCTGGTCTTAAGGGTAGCAGAAGCTACTACAACTATGCAGCCATTGACCCCGACTGTGGCCCAAGTGGTAATATAGCACCTGGCATGACTGAATACCCTCAGCCAGAGTACAGAGCCACCAGGACACTGGGCAGACCCTGTCTCTCCTTAAGAAAACCAAAGGCCAAGCCACCCCCACCAAAACGTAGCTCTTCATTAAAGGAAACAAGCAGTGATGTGAACGTTCCAGAGCAGAACGAACCAAAGATTACTTGTGAGTTGCCACTGCCCTTGTCTTCCAGGGAGATGAAACTGCAGCTGGACTTGGCTGATTCTGCAGGGCACCTTGAGACTGCAGGTCTTGAATCACTTGGTGCATGGGGAGTGGAAAATGTTAGGGACATGCTTGACTGCTCCTCCCCATTCAGTTCCTCAGACACACATTCCTTCAAAGATGAAGGTGCTGTGCAAGCAGACTATGCAGACCTCTGGCTTCACAATGACTTGAAATCAAATGATCCTTATCGGTCCCTCTCTAACTCTAGCTCTGCTACAGGTACAACTGTTATTGAATGCATCAAGTCACCAGAAAGATCAGAAACGCACACCTGTCAACCCAGGTCCAGACCTTCTTCCCCAACTCTTCCTCCACCTGAAAGTGAATTTAAGCTTGCTTCTCCCGAAAAGCTGGCAGGCTTGGCGTCCCCTTCCAGTGGATATTCCAGTCAGTCTGAAACACCTACATCTTCCTTCCCCTCTGCTTTCTTCCCAGGGCCCCTGTCTCCAACCAGTGGGAAGAGGAAGCCCAAAGTCCCTGAAAGGAAGTCCTCACTTTGTTCCTTACAGCAGCAACAGCTTTCAGTCAGAGACCCAGGCATTTCCTGTAGGAGAGAAACTGACTTCTATGCCATACCCCCAAGTCACCTTGACCTAAGTGCTCTTCACAGTAAGCACTTTCCTCACAGAAATCAAATGCACATCCTCCACCAGAATAAGCAGAAAGCTGCCATAGCAGCAGCTGCTGCAGCAGAAGCTCGCAGTGCAGCAGCTGCTGCAGCAGAAGCTCGCAGTGCAGCAGCTGCTGCTGCAGAAGCTCGCAGTGCAGCAACTGCAGCCGCTGCTGCCGAGGCCTGCACTGCAGCTACAGCTTCTACTAAAGAGAGTGCAACAAATACAGCACCCATCTCAGCCCATTTGGCTATTACTCCAACGGTTCTTAGATCAGTGCAACTGCGATCTATATGTAGACCATCTGATGGCAACCAAGGGCTTGATCAAGACAGTTCAAATCTCATAACTCGTCCTAAGTGTCCCACAATAATAACTGATGCCCCATCATCTAGCAACAGGCACAACAGGAAGCCACCAGCCTACAAACCCCCTGCTGCACAGGTTTGTGATTCACAGATTCCACTGGTGGAAAACATTGTTTTTCCACAAGAAGAAGTGAGAGTGAGACAGGAGAGGTTTGGTCCTGGTACTTACTGGGCAATGACTGCTTTCAGAACTCCTGTGGACCCTAATTGTGAAAAAGAAGTCTCTTTAAAAAGGTCATCTCAGTGTTTTCAGCAAGAACAAGACAGCAGAAGGTGCCTAGATGTGCAAAAGACATTGTCACCAGAGAGACTAAAACAAGATTTGAATCAACTATCGCGGCCAGACCCTTCAACACAGTCCATGTGTTTGGCCAGCACAATGCCACCCCCTGCTTATAGTGAGATACAGAGGAGCAATTTTGTACTGTGCAACAGTCCTGACAAAGTGCCTGTTTCAACTCAAGAGGCATCGCATTCTTACACAATCAGCGATGTACAAGGCAGAGAGGAGGATTATGAGACATCAGGTGTCGCAACCAGAAGTGCCTCACAGGACATAAGGGAAGAAGAGTCAACCCCAGATACAGAGGACTATTTCAGTAAAG ACTCTACTCCCAGTGATAATTCATCCTCTCCTTTGACCGATGACTCCAGACTTGATGATGATGTTTTCCCATCTCCCAATAAACTCCGCACAACTGAAGATCTTTTTGCTATGATACACAG ATCTAAAAGGAAAGTGCTGGGACGCAAAGATTCAGGGGAAGTCAGTGGAAAAGGTCGGCCTGTTGTACCACCTGTGACCACCCCTGTAAGCAATCCTACTGTATGCCCGGTCATCCCTGCTCCCCCAGTTCCTTCAAACAACTCCCAGCGAGCCTCAGGACCCATCTACAGGAGTGCCAAAAAGTCTAGTACATCCAGTGAGGAGTTCAAACTCCTTCTGCTTAAGAAGGGTAGTCGCACAGACTCAAGTTATCGCATGTCTGCTACAGAGATCCTTAAGAGCCCCATCACACCCAAGACTCAAGCAGAGCTGCTGTTAGAGGCCATGAGGCAACCAGAGGAGATCCCCTTACCCCAACTGGATTCCACCAGCAGTGGAGATCCACTTCCAAGTCCATTCCCTAAGGCCAACAGTGAGGGATTCTCCCCAAAAACACTCACCATGTCAGCTGCCTCCAGACAAGGACGTTCTAGAATTCCACCTGCAGCGAACAGCAGTCGCTATAGCACGCGGAGTCGGCTGTACACTGCCCCAATGCAGGCCATATCAGAAGGAGAGACTGAGAACTCGGATGGAAGTCCACACGATGACCGCTCCTCCTAG